The following DNA comes from Luteolibacter flavescens.
CCTGGAAGACCCGGAAGTCGGCCGCGATCTCCACGTGCTGTGCCGCGACTGGAGCGAATCCGCCCTCGATACCGGCCGCGCCACCGCCCGCGCGAAGTCCTTATCGGACCGCATCGACCACGTGCGGGCCGATGCCTTCGACGAAAGCTCGCTCGCCAGCGTGAGCCCGAAGCCCTCGGTGGCCGTTGTCTCCGGCCTCTATGAACTCTTTCCCGAGAATGACCGCCTCCAGCGCTCGCTGCGCGGGCTCCACTCCGCGGTGACTCCGGGAGGCTGGCTGATCTACACCGGCCAGCCGTGGCACCCGCAGGTGGAGATGATCTCCCGAACGCTGACGAATCGCGACGGCCGCTACTGGGTCATGCGCCGCCGCCCGCAGGGCGAGATGGACGCGCTGGTCGAGGCCGCGGGCTTCCGCAAGGAGCGGCAGTGGATCGATGACTTCGGCATCTTCACGGTGAGCATCGCCCGCAGGCCATGAACCGCACCCCACGCGAGCCCGGCCTGCTGTGGCCGGCGCTCTGGCGACTGGCCGTTGCGGGTGCCGCCTTCGTGCTCATCTACGGCTTCTGCAATCGCTACACCTCCACGCGCGACGACGTCGGCACGTGGTTCTGGGAATGGGAGCGCCACATTCCCTTCGTGAAGGAAATGGTGGTCCCGTATTGGTCGCTGGATCTCTTCTTCATCGGTGCCTTCTTCCTCTGCTCCAGCAAGGCGGAGCTGAACCTGCTGACGAAGCGGCTCGTCGCGGTAACCATCGCGAGCGGCATCTGCTTCCTGCTCTTCCCGCTGGAGATGGGATTCCCCCGACCCGAGCCGTCCGGCTGGACTGCGCCACTCTTCAAAGTGCTCTATGCGAATGACATGCCCTACAATCTCGCGCCCTCGCTGCACATCAGCCTACGCTCGCTGGTGTGGACCGTGTATGGCGCGCACCTCACGGGACTGACGCGGAAGGTCACGAAGGCGTGGTTCTTCCTCATCGGCCTGTCCACTCTGCTGGTATGGCAGCATCACGTGATCGATGTAGCCGCGGGATTCATGATGGGGTGGTTCATCGCTGCACTCATTCCCGATCCACGATTCAAGACGAAGCGCACACCTTCGCCGCGGCTGGCCCTGCGCTACGGGGCGGGTGCGCTGGCATGCGCGGGGCTGGCCTTCCTGTGGTTCGGCTTTGCCTGGCCCGCGGTCGCGCTGGGGATCGTCTCGCTGGCCTATGCCACCGGATTGCCCCGACTGCTCGGAAAGGAGAACGGCACGCTATCCCCTGCTGCGGAGTGGTGCCTGTTGCCTGTGATCGTCGTGACGCATCTTTACCAGCGCCGCTGGCTGCGGCGGGAGCCGGCGTGGTGCGAGGTTTCCCCCGGAGTCCTCGTCGGCAGGAAGCTGACCGGAAAGGAAGCGCGCACGCTGGTGGCTGGCGGCCCGCTCGCCGTGCTCGACCTGACCGCAGAGTCATATGCCCCCACCGTCTTCCGCGAGCACGCCAACTACCGCAGCCTGCCGCTGCTGGATCTGGTGAAGCCGCACGATGCCGATCTAACAAAAGCCGTCGATTTCATCCGCGAGCAACAGCCTCATCGGACCGTCTACATTCACTGCCAGCTCGGCTTACAGAGGTCGGCATTGGTCGCCGCGCTCTGGCTGGAGAAATCCGGGATCGCCGGGGATCGGGAGCAGGCTGCGGCAATGGTCCGCGAGCGGATTCCCGGTGCGGTCCTGTGACGGGAGAGGGAGATGGGCGGGAACCGGGATTTGTAAGAGGTCGTCACGAGAATACCTTACCATCCTCATTTCTCCGCTCACATGAGCACCAAGCATAAGTGCCACACCATGCCATGAGCGGTGACGCGCCCTATTTCCCTCAAAAACGGACATAACGGCCTTTTCGCAGATCGATTCGGATGCCTAAAGCAGCTCATTCGGCATTTTTTGTGTCATACTCCGCAACTGAATTTGATGTCTCCCAAAATTGGCATGGGTGACACTGAGCGAAAAAAGTGCGGAATTACGCCGCCGATTTTGTAGGACAGCCATGGGCTGAATACTTTGTACCACGTGGATTTCGATGCGCCGGTTGAATCAAATTACCGGCATCCGATGACTCCGGTTTTGACCGATTCCTCGGTTCGGACTTGCTGATCATCCACCCTCAGCAAACGCGGCCAATTACTAACCATGGGAACCGGGCACCGGCTCTGCTATGCATACATTTGCATAAATTGAACCCGGGGGAGCTCCCGATCCCACAACCATGCAAAAAACTACAACGACCGAAAATTCATGATCCATCGTCAGGTTCGCAAAGCATTTGTCAGCCCGCCTGACTGGAGACCTATCCGCTGGCTAACGGCCCTCGCAGGCCTGCTCGCCACGAACAACGCAATCGCAGCCCTCCCGCCAGGAAACCTCCTGGCAAATCCCTCCGGGATGCAGGAGGCCAACTTCGATTGGACCATCACCGCCGGCCCCGTCTCACCACCGAACTACAACACGGGATGGCGCAGGGACGGCGGCACCGGCGTCTCGCCTTTCAACCCCTCGAATGTCCGCGCGGGATTCGGAGGCAGGACCACATTCCGCGACGGCTACTTCCGGACATCCTATTCTAACAATCCCTGCTCGCGCTTCCAACTCATCGACCTGGAGGCAAGAGGAGCGACCCGCGCGGAACTCAACGCCCAACCGGAAATCAAGGTGGGTGAGTGGATCTCCAGCTACTCTGCAAATGTGGGCAACTACTCTGACAACTTCTTCATCACCGTCAAGTTGTTGGCAGAAAATGGAACCACCGAATTGGCCACATGGACGGTAAACAACACCACCAACGGAGGCATCCCGAACACTTGGACGCTCTTCCAGAACACCTTCGCCAACTATGGCGAGGGCCTACGCTACATCCGCTTCGAAAGCGGCGGGTGGGACGGAGGAAACTGGTTGGGCCAGTATGGCAGTTTCCATGACGAGTCCTTCGTCGAATTCACCCACGACTCCGATGGTGACGGCCTACCGGACGCGGTCGAGGCCGCCTATGGAAATGGTGCCGACCTCACTCCGGAAGGCGACGTCGATGGGGACGGTCTCACCAACCTCGAGGAATACGAATACGGGACCGACATCGGGAATCCCGACACCGACGGAGACGGCCTCGACGACGGGGACGAGATCACCCATCGCGGCAATGCCCTCATCCGCGACACCGACGGAGACGGCATCGAGGATGGTGATGAGGTTCACCTCTATCAAACCATGCCCGACTTCGCCGACTCGGACAACGACGGCTTCTCGGACTACGCCGAGATCTTCGGCGACGTGCCGTCCGATCCGAATAGCGCGACCAGCGTGCCCGGTGGCATCACCGCCGAGAAGCGGTACGAGCTGGTCGGCTCCGACCTGACCGACCCGGAGAATGACGGCAACGACTCCACGGCCAACGGCACCAACTTCAACTGGACCGCCATCCAAGCCGGAGCCAACGGAACCTTCGCAAACGAAGGCACCTACAGCGTCTTCGACAACAAGGTGAATCAGAGCGGTTCGAAATGGTATGCTGCCACAGTCGGAACCACCGCTTGGGTCCAGGTGAAGTTCGACCAACTCACCAGCCTCACCGGCTTCTCCCTGACATCAGGAGGTGATGCGCCAGAGCGCGACCCCTTGATCTGGGAGATCCAGGGCTCCATCGAGGACGTGGCCACGAATCCGACGAAGTTCACCACGATCTATCGTTGGACCAGCAACCAGCCACCATGGCTGCCTTCCGAGCGCAACGTGACCTACTCCGTCACGCTGCCAAAGAAGACCCTGCCCTACCGCTGGATCCGATACCAGGCCTACAGCGTCCGCAGTGGCACCGCATTCCAGCTCGATGAAATCGAGTACTTCGGCGAGAAGTCGAATGCCGATGCAGATGGCGACCAGATCCCGAAACTGTGGGAGGACTACTATGCCTTCATGTCGGACAGCAATGCGGCCGATGCAACTGCTGACCAGGACGGCGACGGACTGAACAACCGTGGGGAATTCCTTGCAGGCACCGATCCCACGAATCCGGACACCGATGGTGACGGACTCACCGACGGCCAAGAGGTCAACACCTTCCACAGCAATCCGCTGCTCACCGACTCGGACGGCGACGGACTGACGGATGGCCAGGAAGCAGGTCCCGGCGGCTATGGAACGGACCCGGCGAAGGCGGACACCGATGGCGACGGATTCTCCGACTACATCGAGGTGATGGCGGCTACCCCGACCAATCCCCTGCTGAACACGAGCAATCCCGCAAATGTCACCGCCACCAAGCCGGCGACACTTGTCGGAGGTGACCTGACGGACCCGGAGAACAACGGCAACGACTCCACGCCCACCGGCACGAACTTCAACTGGAGTCACATCCAGGCGAGCGTGAACGGAACCTTCCTCGGGACAAGCGGTGAAGGTGCCTTCAGCGTCTTCGACAACAAGGTGAACGTGGCTGGCTCCAAGTGGCTCCTGAACGGCTTCACCTCTCCGCAGTGGATCCAGGTTAAATTCGATACCCACACGAGCCTCACAGGGTTCTCGCTCACCTCGGGTGGCGATTTCCCTGAGCGCGATCCTCTAGTGTGGGAAATCCAAGGGTCCACGGAAGACGTGAACGCGAATCCCACCAAGTGGAAGACCATCTTCCGCTGGGACTATGGCCAACCTCCGTGGACGAATGCCGAGCGAGCCAGGACCTACCTGGTGACCCTGCCGAAGAAGACCCTGCCCTACCGCTGGATCCGCTTCCAAGTGAACAGCCTGCGCAGTGGAACCACGTTCCAGTTGGACGAGATCGAATACTTCGGCGAGCGCACGAATGCCGATGCCGATGGCGACCAGATCCCGAAACTGTGGGAGGACTACTATGCCTTCATGTCGGACAGCAATGCAGCCGATGCACTGGCTGACCAGGACGGGGACGGCCTGAACAATCGCGGTGAGTATCTCGCGGGAACCGATCCCACGGTGGCGGACAGCGACGGCGACGGTCTGTCCGACGGACTCGAGGTGAATACCTACCAGACCAATCCTCTGGCAGCAGACACCGATGGCGACGGGCTGACCGACTTCCAGGAAGTGGGCCCCGGCGGCTATGGCACGGATCCGAAGAAAGCGGACACCGATGGCGATGGCTTCTCGGACTTCGCGGAAGTGAACAACGTCCCGCCGACCGATCCGAAGTCCGCGACCAGCGCTCCATATCGCGTTACCATCCTGGGCACCGGCAACGGTTCCTTGATCGGAGCCGACCTGACCGACCCGGAAGACGACATCAACGACGGCCTCACCACGACCTCGAATGCAGGAAGCGGTTTCAACTGGGTGGCCTCCTATACGAACTCCACGAAGAACTACTTCAACGGTCCGGCAAATACCGGCACCGCCAATGAAGGCATCCTCAACCTCTTCGACAACAAGGTCGGCGGCGGGGAAGCCAAGTATTGCTGCGAGGCTGGTCCCCGCTTCATCACGCTGGAATTCGCAAACCCCGTCTCCCTGACTCATTTCACAATGGCATCCGGGAACGATTCGCTCGAGCGCAGCCCGGCGATGTGGGAACTGGCAGGATCGAACAACAATACGGACTTCACCGTGATCGTGGCGGATACGACCCCGGGGCATCACTGGACGGCCTTCGACCAGGTTCTCCGGTTCGACCTGAACCAACCGGCCCCACCTTACAAATTCATCAAGCTCACGCTGATGAGTTCGACGGCGACGGCCCCGGTAACAAACGCCATCCAGTTCAGCGAAGTGGAGTACTTCGGCTCGGTGGTGACCCAGACCGCTCTGGCGATCGCCAGCAGCCGCTTCGACAGCGAAGGTGACTTCCAGGTGGAAGCCAAGGGAATGGTCACGGGCACCTGGTACCAGCTTTTCCGCAGCACCACGCTGGAGAACAACTGGACGCCGGTGGGTGCAGCGGTCCAAGGCACCACGCCGACACACGTCTTCGAGGATGAGAATCCTCCGGCGACGAAGGCCTTCTACCGCGTGGGAGACGTGCTTCCGCCTCCATGATTGACCTAAGGTTTTCCGGATCGCCCCCACGGTCCTGACTACCGACCAGCCAAGCCCCGCCGGATGCTGTCCGGCGGGGCTTTTTCGTGGGCGCGTGCGAGGCCGATCCGTCACGATGATGTCATTGTCGTGCCCCGGATCGCGGGTATGGTGGGAGACCACCATGAAACGCCGCCACTTCCTCGGCACCGCTGCGGGCCTGCTACCCGGTGCCTCCATTGCGACCGATGGACAGATGCCGCTGCTACGCTTCGGCCTGATCGCCGACGCGCAGTACGCAGACGCTGATCCCGAAGGTGAGCGCCACTATCGCGCCACTCCGGAGAAGCTGAAGCGTGCCGTGGAGATCATACGCGCTGCGAAGCCCGCCTTCACGCTTCACCTGGGGGACTTCATCGACCGCGACTTCAAGTCCTTCGACACGGTGCTGCCGCTGATCAATGAGCTCCGCCACCCCGTTCATCACCTGCTGGGAAACCACGACTACACGGTGGCAGATGGAGACAAGGCGCGGGTGGTGGCCACGCTCGGCATGCCGCACGACTACTATACCTTTCGTAGCGGGAATGTCCGCTTCGTGATGCTGGATACGAATTCCGTATCCACCTACAAGCAATCGGCAACGTCACCCGCGACGACCGCTGCCGCGGCACAGCTCAAGTCGCTGGAGGCCGCTGGCCACCCGGGTGCGAAGCCGTGGAATGGGGGCGTCTCCGAAACCCAGCTCGAATGGCTGGATCGGGAGCTCTTCGCCGCGGATGTGGCGAAGGAGCGAGTGATCCTGTGCGGTCACCATCCCCTGCTACCCGCTGGCGAGCACCAACTCTGGAACCACGAAGCCGTGCTGTCCGTGATCGACAAGCACCCCAGCGTCGTCGCGTGGTTCAATGGCCACAACCATGCCGGGGACTTCGTCGAGCGACAGGGCGTTCCCTATGTAACCTTCCGCTCCATGCTGCATCACCCGGAGAATACCGCATTCTCCATCATCGACGTGCATGCCGACCGCATCGTGATCACCGGCCACGGCCGCGAGGTCACCCGCACGCTGATGTTTTGATCTCGCCGCATCCTTGTCGGCGGAGTTGGGAAAGGCCGCCCCGCGCTCCCGTGCGTGGCGACCTTCCCCTGTCCTCCGACGGGTGCCATGAGAAAACTACAACCGATCAGGAATCCACCTCGACCTTGAGGCGGGCGAAGAGCTTGCCGCCCGGAGGCATCGGGATGCTCACCGTCCACGAGTCGCCACCGGGGCCGGGCTCGGTGGTGATGATGACGCCATCCTGGCCATCCACTGCCACGAGCGGCAGATCCAGCCCTGTGCCATACTCGACGACCGGTGCGATGGAAGCTGCTCCGGCATTGCGCTCGAAGGTGAAGACAAAGCGGTCTCCCACCACGCGACCGGAGGGCTTGCCGACCGGCTGGCCGGACACGAGCGGATCGCCATCGAGGAAGAACTCGAGGATATTCGCAAAGCCATCGCCATCCGGATCAGCCTCGGGCAACTTGTCCTCGTCGCTGGCCCACGTGTAGTTCGAGGCCCAGTTCGCATACGGGGAGGTGCCGGGCGTCACCGCTATCTTGTTGCCCTGGTAGGCGTAGTCGATTGTGTAGCCCGCGCCATTCTCGATGCCCGCGAAATTCCCGCCACTACGGGTACCGTAGGTGGCGATGACGTAGGGCTCGGTCAGCGGCTCGCCTTCCGGGAGTTCGATTCGAAGGGTGGCTCCTTCCACATTCAAGTCTCCCTCCACGACCAGCACGTCACTGCCGGCAGGCGTGAGTTCGATCGCGAGCTTGCCGGCCACCGCCACATCTTCCTTCACCGTCAGCGTGCCCACGCCGTATCCCGGAGCGATGGTGCCGGTCGAGGTGATCGACTTGTTGATCGTGCCCGAGCCACCGATGGTGCCATCGGCCTGCACGGTCACTTCGGACGCGGTGAGCGTTCCATTGATGAGCAGCGTGCCACCTTCCACGACGGTCGCGCCGGTGTATTGGCTGCTTGCCTCGAGGGAAAGGGTGCCTCCGTTCCGCTTCGTGAGGCCGCCACCTCCATCCAGGAGATTCAGGCCGATGCCGATGGAGTGCGTGTCAGTGTCCACGAAGAGGCCACCATCTTCCACCGTCAGGCTGTCGATGCCGCTGATGAAGTCGGCATCACTGAAGCGAGGCTTGAGCGTGCCGCCATTGAAGACGATGGCGGTGTTGCCGGTGCTTCCACCCTTGATGATCCGGCTCGGGTTGAGCGTGCCACCGTTGAGATTGAAGGTCGCGCTCGCCGAGTCGGCATTGCCCATGACGAGGGTGCCGAAGTAGGCGATGGAGGCCTCCCCGCTGATCGTCCACGTCGCCGTGGCGTTCCCGCTCTCGCCCAGCAGCGTGTCCGTGCTGCCATTCGTGAAATAGCCACCCGTCTGCTGGACGATGGCCGAGCTGCCATTGCCGCGACCAAAGACGGCCGAGGTGCCCTGAACCTCTTCCACGACCTTGTTGAATGATCCTGCGCCCAGCTTCATCGTGCCGGTCCCGCCGTCCGCGCCAACAATGAGCATGTCGATCGCGTTTGCCGCGGATTGACCGGAGAAATCGAGCGTTCCCTTCGCATTGGCACCCACACCGATGTGCCATGGCGTGACGCACCGGATGAAGCCCGAGGACTGGACCAGCTCGCCTTCACTGCCCGCTCCATCGCCGATGGAGAAGGTGCCGCCGCCCATGCGCTGGATCATCCCGTTCTCCATCACGAAGAGGCCGTTGCCCCCGCCGGTGCCGATGGAGATCTGGCCCATCGCCATGAACATGCCGGTCTTGAAATCGAATCTTCCGAGCGATCCCGTCAGATTGCCGACGATGGTCGAGCCGGTGTTGGTCATGCCGACCTCGGTGCCGAAGCCACCGCTCGACACCCGGACGCCGCCAAGCGTCGGGGGCGCGGTGTTGATCCAGACCGATCCGCCATTCGAGACCACGGCGGTGTCGCCGCCACCGGGCAGCACGCCGCCGGACCAACTGGCTGTATCGGTGAAATTTCCATCTCCCCCGGTCCACTGGATGTCAGCGGCGTGCAGGGGAGTGGTGAGGAGGATGCCCGTCGCAAGCGCTTGGATTGCGCGACGGGTAACAGGTTGGGTGACGAATCGGGTTTGAACAGAGATCGAAGGCAACCAATTTTTCACGATCGCCGGATAAGGCACTATCCCCCGTTTCCTCCACCCGGATGGGACGAATGGCCCCGGCTCCGTGACGAAAGCGCCATCATGGGGATCAACCCGCGCCCAATCTTTCCTGAAGATCGCGCAGCGGGATCGTCATGTCCACACGGGCACCGGACTTCAGGATCACGCAGTAGCTTCCCGCCCCCATGGGCTGAACCTCGCGCAGCCGTGAGAGATTGATGATGGCCGAGCGGCTCACGCGCATGAAGCCATGCGACTCCAGGCGGTCCGTCATGGCGGACATCGTTTCACGCACGATGTGCCGCTCGGGACCGCAATGCAGCACGAGATAATTCCCCGCTGCCTCCACGTGATCGATCTCTGCGGCGCGGACGAAGACGATGCGCTCCGGCGACTTCACCAGCACGCGCGGGCCGCCATCGATGATGTGGAGATGGGACTTCAATTGCGAAAGCCCGCCATCGGACCCCGAGGAAATGCGCTCGCGTGCGCGGCCCAGCGCTTCCTTGAAGCGGGATGCCTTGAAGGGCTTCAGGAGATAATCCACTGCACTCACCTCGAAGGCACGCACCGCATGCGTGTCGTATGCCGTGGTGAAGATGACCACCGGCGCGGGATTCACGGGCAATTCCTCCAGCACATCGAAGCCACTCAGCCGCGGCATCTGGATATCGAGGAAGACGAGGTCCGGTCGCAGTTCCGCGCACATCGCCAGCGCGGCCTCGCCATCCGCCGCCTCGCCCACGATTTCCACGTCGGGCTCACAGCCTAACAGACTGCGGACCCGCTCGCGGGCCAGCTCTTCATCGTCCACGATCACGCATCGGATTTTTTTCATCGGGTGGCAGTATGGGCTGGTAGCTGGATGATCATGTGGACGCCTCCTCCGGGCGGCTCCTCCGAGCGGAAAACGTGCCTGCCGGGATAAAGCGCGGCGAGGCGCTCGCGGATGCTCGCCATGCCGATGCCGCTGCCGGAGCCACCCTTCGAGTGGCCGATGCCCACGCCATCGTCCTCGATGCGGATGGTCAGCATGTCGCCGTCCAGCGCGGTCACGACCCGCACACAGCCACCGCTGCCACGCGGCTCGATGCCGTGGTGGATGGCATTTTCCACCAGCGGCTGCACGAGCAGCGCGGGCACCAGCAGGCCGAGCGTGTCGCGGGCGACCTCACGCTCGACCTTCAGCCGATTGCCGAAGCGCATGCGCTGGATATCGAGATAGCGATCGACGAAGTGCAGCTCCTCCCGCAGCGGGATCTCCGCCTGGCGCTCGCCATCCAGCGCGATGCGCAGCAGCTCGCTGAGGGACATGATCATCTCCTCCGCGCGCTCCGGATCCTTCCGCGTCAACATCGCGATGCCATTCAGCGTATTGAAAAGGAAATGCGGCTGGAGCTGGGCCTGCAGCGCCTGTGCACGGGCCTGCGCGTGGCGAGTGTGGAGCTCGGCGGCCCGCTCATTCTCCCGCCTCGCCGTGCGGAGGAAGAGCCATGCGTGGGACAGGATGAGCAGCGCGGCGTAGACGAAGCCGTCCAACAGGACCTTCGACATCGCGGGCACCTTCTTCAGCCCGCCCAGCGACTCGTCCGCACGGCGGGCGATGTCCGCCCATTGTGCCTCGATGCGTTGCTTCAGCTCCTCACGCGTGAAGATCACCCCCGGCAGCTTCCGCGGATCCACCTCGGGCGGCAGGCCGAAGGCCTCGGGCAGCTCCTGCTGGGGATCGCGACCGATCTCGCGGGTCAGCGGGATGCCGAATTCGCCGCCCGGTGTCTTGTCAAACCCCGGCGGGAACCACGACTCCACCGCGGGCATCGGCGCGAGAATGGGCTGACGGCGCGCGGCCTGATCCTGGAAGACGAGACAGACCCCGATGAAGGCGAGCGCCGCGGGCACCAAAACCAGCACGTGCACCCACTTCCGCCGGCCAAAGAGCGGGAACCTCGCCGCCAGCCCGAGCACGTACGGCGCGAGTAGTAGCCACGGCACCCAGGGCAGGAGCTGCTGCTGCATCACCAGCCGCGAGGCGGACGCATCCAGCGTGCCACCCGCTCCCATCTCCACGAAGATCACGCGGCTCTCCGGCTCGCGCAGCGCGAACCACCAGACCGCCACGGCGGCGAGCACGGTCCACACGGCGAAGAATACTCCCGGCAACCACCCTGGCAGGGCACCGGCGCGGGATGAAGGCAGGGTCATCGGCGCGACAATCATGGAGGATCACCGCGGGCACGCGGCTTCGATTTGGATGAACTAACCACGACAAGGGACGAAGGCACTATAAATCGGGGTGGAGCCGCTGGTCAAAGTGCGCTGCCATTTGCCGTTTTCATAGCGTCCGCTGCCAGTTCCGCCGGATGGAGCAGATACCATGGTGCTCTGCGAAATCCCGGAAATGATAAGTGCGTAGTCTCGCAGACCAGTGTCGATGCCATGAAACCCATCCGCCTCCTCTCCCTCGTCCTGCCTGTCTCGCTCGCCTTTCAAGCCTCGCTCGCCCAGGAGCGCCCGCGGCTTCAAGTCATCAATGGCAGCAAGCAGACCCTCGATCTCTTCTGGCTGAAGTCCGATACGGAGAAGGTGGCGAATGGCAGCATCGCCCCGGGGAAGGACAAGATCTTCACCACCTCGCCCGGCCATCGCTTCCAGATGATCGGACGCGATGACAAGTCGGATGCCACGGTGACCGCACAGGTGCCGGTGCAGGGATTCCGCTTCGATCCGCCGGACAAGGACGGCATCCCGGCCTTCTACACGCAGGTCGTGCGGCTGCGGGGCTTCCCCATCGTCGCCTCGGCGAAGGTGAATCCCTATGCGCTGAAGGAAGCCGCTTTCCTCTGCGACCTGATGCTCGCGAAGCGCCCGGACGTACTGGAAGCCATGGTGAAAAGCGGTGCGCGCCTCTGCATCATGGCTCACGACGAATACACTACCGACCTGCCGGAATTCGTCCGCATGGGCGAGCAGCCGATGCCGGGCTATGAGGAATTCTCCGGCAAGGATTTCTGGGACGCACGAGCCCGCGGCACCGGTGGCAGCGAGACCGATCCATATTGCACCTGCGGAGAGGAGAATCTGTTAGGCTACGAGGGTGATCCCTATTCCACCGAGAACATCCTGATCCATGAGTTCGCGCACAACATCCACCTGCGTGGCCTGAACAACGTGGACCCCACCTTCGACAAGCGTCTGAAGGAAGCCTACGACGCCGCGATGAAGGCGGGCCTGTGGAAGGGGAAATACGCCAGCATGAACCACTACGAGTACTTCGCGGAAGGCGTACAATCGTGGTTCGATGACAACCGCGAGAACGACCACGACCACAACCATGTGAACACCCGCGCGGAGCTGTTGGAGTATGATCCCGGCCTCGCCGCGCTGTGCCGCGAGGTCTTCAAGGACACCGAATTCAAATACACCAAGCCAGCCACCCGCCTGACCGGACACATGGAAGGCTACGACCCCTCGAAGGCTCCCCGCTTCGTCTGGCCCGACCGCCTCACCGCCATCAAGGCCGCCATCCGCGACAAGTCTGCGGCGAGGGACAAGGCAGCGAACGGCGGGTGAACTCCGCTACGATTCCCTCACAGCAAAGAACACGCGCACTCCGCAGTCCGTCGTCGAACTGCAATGTCTGATCACTCCGGCCACGCCACCTTCGGCTTCTTGCCCTTCCAGAAAGGCTGCGCCGGATCGAAGATGCTCTTGCCGCCCAGGATCACGTCGCCTTCCGCAGTGATCGGCTCGATCGTCGCGGAACCATCGATCCGCAGGATCACCGCCTTGCCACCGAAGGGGACGGGGTCGAAAGCCATCTTGCCCGTCACCAAAGGAGCCATCGCCACCGGAGTGGCAGAGTTATTTGAAGTGCTAAGTCCGGGGATGTAGGAGATCCCGCACTCCCCCGCGGCCAGTGCCTTGGTGGAATCGCTGAAGTCATTGTCCGGAGCCATTCTGCCACCGATCTGGAAAATTGTCTCTGTCTTCGCCGTGCTGGCGATGAGTTGGCGAAAGTAGGTATTTGAACTATCGCCCTCCATATCGAGGATCGAGCCGGTCGCATCTTTCACCTCAGCGGCAGTTTCACTGTTGGGAAAGGCGCCGTAATCGCTGTCGAAACCAATGAGACCAATATGGAGCTGCCTGAGATTGAGGATCGTGGTCTTCGCATTGGCGAGAGCGACCTCGGGTTCGACGGGAGCCGCGGCGGGCTTCGCTTCTGGCTCGGCATGAACCGGACCAGCAAGCATCGCGAGAAGGCAAACGG
Coding sequences within:
- a CDS encoding LytR/AlgR family response regulator transcription factor encodes the protein MKKIRCVIVDDEELARERVRSLLGCEPDVEIVGEAADGEAALAMCAELRPDLVFLDIQMPRLSGFDVLEELPVNPAPVVIFTTAYDTHAVRAFEVSAVDYLLKPFKASRFKEALGRARERISSGSDGGLSQLKSHLHIIDGGPRVLVKSPERIVFVRAAEIDHVEAAGNYLVLHCGPERHIVRETMSAMTDRLESHGFMRVSRSAIINLSRLREVQPMGAGSYCVILKSGARVDMTIPLRDLQERLGAG
- a CDS encoding sensor histidine kinase, giving the protein MTLPSSRAGALPGWLPGVFFAVWTVLAAVAVWWFALREPESRVIFVEMGAGGTLDASASRLVMQQQLLPWVPWLLLAPYVLGLAARFPLFGRRKWVHVLVLVPAALAFIGVCLVFQDQAARRQPILAPMPAVESWFPPGFDKTPGGEFGIPLTREIGRDPQQELPEAFGLPPEVDPRKLPGVIFTREELKQRIEAQWADIARRADESLGGLKKVPAMSKVLLDGFVYAALLILSHAWLFLRTARRENERAAELHTRHAQARAQALQAQLQPHFLFNTLNGIAMLTRKDPERAEEMIMSLSELLRIALDGERQAEIPLREELHFVDRYLDIQRMRFGNRLKVEREVARDTLGLLVPALLVQPLVENAIHHGIEPRGSGGCVRVVTALDGDMLTIRIEDDGVGIGHSKGGSGSGIGMASIRERLAALYPGRHVFRSEEPPGGGVHMIIQLPAHTATR
- a CDS encoding autotransporter-associated beta strand repeat-containing protein, which codes for MPSISVQTRFVTQPVTRRAIQALATGILLTTPLHAADIQWTGGDGNFTDTASWSGGVLPGGGDTAVVSNGGSVWINTAPPTLGGVRVSSGGFGTEVGMTNTGSTIVGNLTGSLGRFDFKTGMFMAMGQISIGTGGGNGLFVMENGMIQRMGGGTFSIGDGAGSEGELVQSSGFIRCVTPWHIGVGANAKGTLDFSGQSAANAIDMLIVGADGGTGTMKLGAGSFNKVVEEVQGTSAVFGRGNGSSAIVQQTGGYFTNGSTDTLLGESGNATATWTISGEASIAYFGTLVMGNADSASATFNLNGGTLNPSRIIKGGSTGNTAIVFNGGTLKPRFSDADFISGIDSLTVEDGGLFVDTDTHSIGIGLNLLDGGGGLTKRNGGTLSLEASSQYTGATVVEGGTLLINGTLTASEVTVQADGTIGGSGTINKSITSTGTIAPGYGVGTLTVKEDVAVAGKLAIELTPAGSDVLVVEGDLNVEGATLRIELPEGEPLTEPYVIATYGTRSGGNFAGIENGAGYTIDYAYQGNKIAVTPGTSPYANWASNYTWASDEDKLPEADPDGDGFANILEFFLDGDPLVSGQPVGKPSGRVVGDRFVFTFERNAGAASIAPVVEYGTGLDLPLVAVDGQDGVIITTEPGPGGDSWTVSIPMPPGGKLFARLKVEVDS